Proteins found in one Corynebacterium sanguinis genomic segment:
- a CDS encoding TetR/AcrR family transcriptional regulator: protein MRPSKKSAIVEAAMRVAEEQGLSAVTIDAVAEQAGITKGGLLYHFPSRTALLSGVYEQLAADWEKEMVSAAGKPASEATRAERLAAYVRVAARSMTRAELVFMADGAAHRDLFAPCAEVAARWTTPLPQPGVDDRYPREELRMLTARMAADGLWSYEALTGEPIPQALRVQLLEHIAASLDTTSTDSAR, encoded by the coding sequence GTGAGGCCGAGTAAGAAGTCTGCGATCGTCGAGGCGGCGATGCGGGTCGCTGAGGAGCAGGGGCTGTCTGCGGTGACGATCGACGCTGTCGCCGAGCAGGCGGGCATCACCAAGGGGGGCCTGCTGTATCACTTCCCGAGCCGGACGGCACTGCTGAGTGGGGTGTATGAGCAGTTGGCGGCCGACTGGGAGAAGGAGATGGTCTCAGCCGCCGGGAAACCCGCTTCTGAGGCGACCCGTGCTGAGCGGTTGGCGGCGTATGTGCGGGTCGCGGCCCGGTCGATGACCCGCGCGGAACTGGTGTTCATGGCTGACGGCGCCGCGCACCGTGACCTCTTCGCACCCTGTGCGGAAGTGGCCGCGCGGTGGACGACCCCGCTCCCTCAGCCCGGCGTGGACGACAGGTATCCGCGGGAGGAGCTGCGGATGCTGACCGCACGGATGGCCGCCGACGGGCTGTGGAGCTACGAAGCCCTCACCGGGGAGCCCATCCCGCAGGCTCTGCGGGTGCAGCTCCTGGAACACATCGCCGCCTCCCTGGACACCACCAGCACGGACTCTGCGCGATGA
- a CDS encoding helix-turn-helix domain-containing protein — MTPAFLAPDAAANSDGTELSQAGGLLMSISLAGHVGRAVQLLRDRMAESWTTTALARSVAVSRTHLTRLFVACTGFPPMRYLTEIRLTEFTRLIDETDWTVARAAGAVGWRDPRVASRWFSRRYGITPSQYRASGRPEGRQANPPHSPAG; from the coding sequence GTGACTCCCGCGTTCCTCGCGCCGGATGCGGCCGCCAACTCAGATGGTACTGAGTTGAGCCAGGCAGGCGGGCTACTCATGTCGATCTCCTTGGCCGGACACGTGGGACGTGCAGTGCAGCTTCTGCGTGACCGCATGGCTGAGTCGTGGACGACTACGGCCCTCGCGCGTTCCGTCGCCGTCTCCCGTACTCACTTAACCCGCCTGTTCGTTGCCTGTACCGGCTTTCCACCGATGCGTTACCTCACGGAGATACGGCTGACAGAGTTCACCCGGCTCATTGATGAGACTGACTGGACTGTGGCACGTGCTGCGGGCGCAGTCGGCTGGCGCGATCCCCGGGTCGCCTCACGCTGGTTCTCCCGCCGCTACGGCATCACGCCATCGCAGTACCGCGCCAGCGGGCGTCCCGAAGGACGCCAAGCAAACCCTCCGCACTCACCGGCAGGCTGA
- a CDS encoding DUF3817 domain-containing protein → MHGIAWIAFVLACVAAAIRFRWTWWALPTGIIASMLPFLTVPFDLWMERTGRLSTANRPANHVQTTAPHPLTKEEASKDVSTK, encoded by the coding sequence GTGCACGGAATCGCATGGATCGCCTTCGTCCTCGCCTGCGTCGCCGCCGCCATCCGCTTCCGCTGGACCTGGTGGGCACTCCCCACCGGCATCATCGCCTCGATGCTCCCGTTCCTCACCGTCCCCTTCGACCTCTGGATGGAAAGAACCGGGCGACTCTCGACAGCGAACCGACCTGCCAACCACGTACAAACAACGGCTCCTCACCCCCTCACCAAGGAAGAGGCATCAAAAGACGTTTCTACGAAATGA
- a CDS encoding ArdC-like ssDNA-binding domain-containing protein: protein MATDEEARATRDAKLEQLHERLTAAVDLLVSGEDWKRALEFAARFRARSFRNTLLILAQHLDAYEQGRVASPEPSYVAGYKQWQSLGRQVERGQAGYVIFAPVTGRFASSNPADSESWRRLGRFEKPKPGEVVRSRMVGAKPAYVWDVSQTSGDPVPERPAPTLLEGEAPDGLWAGLASLVEAEGFTVTRVADEREIRGANGVTDYTNRTVAVRSNMDDAAQVKTLAHELAHVKLHGPDNPDATGHRGIGEVEAESVALMIGAAHGMDTTAYTIPYISGWAGTVKDKDPAEVVQATGERVRKTAGAILDALDTVQVGTGDPPGLTRESATPSRGAGAERTVPALVEPARSSRAADAVVRGL, encoded by the coding sequence GTGGCGACGGACGAGGAGGCACGGGCTACGCGCGACGCGAAGCTCGAACAGCTCCATGAGCGGTTGACGGCTGCGGTCGACCTGCTTGTGTCGGGTGAGGATTGGAAGCGTGCGCTGGAGTTCGCTGCTCGGTTCCGGGCGCGCTCGTTCCGCAACACGCTGCTGATCCTCGCCCAGCATCTCGATGCTTACGAGCAGGGTCGTGTCGCGTCGCCGGAGCCGTCCTATGTCGCGGGCTATAAGCAGTGGCAGTCGCTGGGTCGGCAGGTGGAGCGGGGTCAGGCGGGGTATGTGATCTTCGCGCCGGTGACGGGTCGGTTCGCGTCGAGTAATCCGGCTGATTCTGAGTCGTGGCGGCGGCTGGGCCGGTTCGAGAAGCCGAAGCCCGGCGAGGTGGTGCGTTCCCGGATGGTCGGCGCGAAGCCCGCCTACGTCTGGGATGTGTCGCAGACCAGCGGTGATCCCGTGCCCGAGCGCCCTGCCCCGACGCTCCTGGAAGGCGAGGCGCCCGACGGGCTGTGGGCAGGGCTTGCCTCCTTGGTGGAGGCCGAAGGGTTCACGGTGACGCGCGTCGCGGATGAGCGGGAGATTCGTGGCGCGAACGGTGTCACGGACTACACGAACCGCACGGTGGCGGTGCGGTCGAACATGGACGACGCCGCGCAGGTGAAGACACTCGCGCACGAACTCGCACATGTGAAGCTCCACGGCCCCGACAACCCGGATGCGACCGGGCATCGCGGGATCGGTGAAGTCGAGGCGGAGTCGGTGGCGCTGATGATCGGTGCCGCGCACGGCATGGACACCACCGCCTACACGATCCCGTATATCTCCGGGTGGGCGGGTACGGTCAAGGACAAGGACCCGGCCGAGGTCGTGCAGGCCACCGGTGAACGCGTCCGCAAGACCGCCGGGGCGATCCTCGATGCCCTCGACACCGTCCAGGTCGGCACGGGCGACCCACCCGGCCTGACCCGTGAGTCCGCCACCCCGTCGCGAGGGGCCGGGGCGGAGCGAACAGTTCCGGCACTGGTCGAGCCAGCGCGTTCCTCGCGTGCGGCGGATGCCGTGGTGAGGGGGCTGTGA
- a CDS encoding MFS transporter, with product MNTVNTQASSLSSRRWVLLVTVAFGLLLITLDNSILYTALPTLTVDLGASASQGLWIINAYPLVMAGLLLGSGTLGDRFGHRRLFLVGLTLFGAASLVAAFSPTPEVLIGARALLAVGAACMMPATLALIRLGFDDVRERNIAIAIWGSISVVGAALGPIVGGALLERFWWGSVFLINIPVVIAALILTPLVVPAGTRDRAKKWDAISSLYALLTLTGAVLAIKEAAHTPQNWAIVAGATVVAAIGGVLFTRRQLRSNDPLLDFGVFRNRAFSAGIITAATAMFAIGGIQLVTTQRFQLVDGFTPLQAGLLVAAVAIGALPTGILGGAFLHRLGLRIIISGGFTLATIGMIITLIGVQTAFPVFVAGLAVTGAGLGATMSVASTAIVGNVPPRKAGMAASVEEVSYEFGSLIAVAVLGSLLSLFYTSRIHLPQGAPAEAADSIATARDLASDHPGLLDAAAIAFNSGYTTIMIIIAVVIAAGVITTGWLLRQYGPGSTASAYEDNTH from the coding sequence ATGAACACTGTGAACACTCAAGCGTCATCGCTGTCATCGCGGCGGTGGGTGCTGCTGGTGACTGTCGCGTTCGGCCTGTTGCTGATCACGCTCGACAACTCGATCCTCTACACCGCCCTGCCCACCCTGACGGTGGACCTGGGCGCGTCGGCCTCCCAAGGCCTGTGGATCATCAACGCCTACCCGCTGGTGATGGCGGGCCTGCTGCTGGGGTCGGGAACCTTGGGTGACCGGTTCGGGCATCGCCGTCTCTTCCTGGTCGGTCTCACGCTCTTCGGGGCGGCGTCGCTGGTGGCCGCGTTCTCCCCGACACCGGAGGTCCTGATCGGTGCGCGTGCGCTCCTCGCGGTGGGGGCGGCGTGCATGATGCCCGCCACTCTCGCGCTGATCCGGCTCGGGTTCGATGACGTGCGGGAGCGGAACATCGCGATCGCGATCTGGGGCAGCATCTCCGTGGTCGGCGCCGCGCTCGGACCCATCGTCGGGGGTGCACTGTTGGAGCGGTTCTGGTGGGGGTCGGTGTTCCTCATCAACATCCCCGTCGTGATCGCAGCCCTCATCCTCACCCCGCTCGTCGTCCCTGCAGGAACCCGGGACCGGGCGAAGAAGTGGGATGCGATCTCCTCCCTCTACGCCCTCCTCACCCTCACCGGCGCGGTCCTCGCGATCAAAGAAGCCGCCCACACCCCGCAGAACTGGGCGATCGTCGCAGGCGCCACGGTCGTCGCGGCCATCGGCGGTGTCCTGTTCACCAGACGCCAGCTCCGCTCGAACGATCCGCTGCTGGACTTCGGGGTGTTCCGCAACCGCGCGTTCAGCGCCGGGATCATCACCGCAGCGACCGCAATGTTCGCCATCGGCGGCATCCAACTGGTCACCACGCAACGCTTCCAACTCGTCGACGGGTTCACCCCACTCCAAGCAGGACTCCTCGTGGCCGCTGTCGCGATCGGGGCTCTGCCCACCGGGATTCTCGGCGGCGCGTTCCTGCACAGGCTCGGGCTGCGCATCATCATCAGCGGAGGCTTCACCCTCGCCACAATCGGCATGATCATCACCCTCATCGGAGTGCAGACCGCGTTCCCGGTATTCGTGGCCGGGCTCGCCGTCACCGGCGCCGGATTGGGGGCCACGATGTCAGTCGCATCGACCGCGATCGTGGGGAACGTCCCCCCACGCAAGGCCGGTATGGCAGCCTCGGTCGAGGAAGTGTCCTACGAGTTCGGCAGCCTCATCGCCGTCGCCGTCCTCGGCAGCCTCCTCTCCCTCTTCTACACCTCCCGCATCCACCTCCCCCAGGGCGCCCCTGCCGAAGCCGCCGACAGCATCGCCACCGCCCGCGACCTCGCCAGCGACCATCCGGGCCTGCTCGACGCCGCCGCTATCGCGTTCAACAGCGGCTACACGACCATCATGATCATCATCGCCGTCGTGATCGCCGCAGGCGTCATCACCACCGGGTGGCTGCTCCGACAGTACGGACCCGGCAGCACCGCCTCCGCCTACGAAGACAACACCCACTAA
- the mobF gene encoding MobF family relaxase, with protein MTVSMRVMSAGDGYKYLLRTVAAGDGDRSLSTPLTRYYNAEGTPPGRWLGAGVATLGGGRISVGDQVSEAQLQLLVGMGRDPITGEPLGRAYPEYRTVAERIEARTSALDPALGPASRAEAVAAIDTEEAGRGTRRAVAGFDFTFSIPKSASVLWAVADAGTQALIADAHHAAVAEVVAFMEREVAATRTGATDRDGAVAQVDVAGLVATAFDHYDSRAGDPHLHTHVVISNKVQTVLDGKWRSLDGRPMHAAVVALSELHEAVFADHLTRSFGVSWEARDMGRDRNPAWAIAAVPEAMVKEFSTRARHIDAETDRLIGQYVDAHGRRPSPATIMKLRAQATLSTRPEKEVRSLADLTASWRERAGQVLGSDTTSWARGVTANKEPLLLRADDVPLDVIDSLGADVVAAVGEKRSTWHRWNLTAEAARQTMAYRFASTEDREAIVGLVVDAAEAASLRLTPPELASSPAAFRRPDGTSVFRPKHSALFSSEELLAAEDRLLERARTTTAPTVPLTTVERVTKRPDSKGRMLGDDQAAALTKIALSGRVVDVLVGPAGAGKTTAMSALRRAWEREHGRGSVVGLAPSAVAAQVLADDLGIQTENTAKWLDTHDRAGETFRKGQLVIVDEASLAGTLSLDRITALAAEAGAKVLLVGDHAQLQSVTAGGAFSLLVHDRDDAPELVDVHRFVHPWEKTASLALRHGRTDVIDTYTEHGRIRGGETEEMIDVAYTAWRNDTLAGRASVLVTASNESVQALNNRARADLILDGTVNARREVELHDGMRAAVGDTVITRRNDRRLRAGRSWVRNGDRWTVTEVRDDGALTLRRAGRTWGASVVVPAEYAAEHLDLGYAVTSYRAQGITVDSSHVLADASMTRETFYVAMTRGREQNIAYVAVDKPDPAHDGPRPGDNTEATARSVLFGVLQHVGAELSAHETITAEQDTWASIAQLTAEYETLAAAAQHDRWAALVRSSGLSDDDAEDAIASPAFGALTAELRRAEANQHDVETLLPRLVRARGFGDADDIAAVLHYRLARATARPAGAGRARRTPRLIVGLIPEATGIMPSEMRQALTERRDLIEARADALLDTALTEKHEWITKLGTPPKTARAAQAWRNAARTIAAYRDRYGITGPAPLGAPAEAETQKIDVARARAALDRTRSLEREPNSARQSPATTRPVRRSL; from the coding sequence ATGACGGTTTCGATGCGCGTGATGTCGGCGGGTGACGGGTATAAGTACCTGTTGCGCACTGTCGCGGCCGGCGACGGCGACCGCTCGCTCTCGACTCCGTTGACGCGCTACTACAACGCCGAGGGCACCCCGCCCGGTCGCTGGCTCGGTGCCGGGGTCGCCACACTCGGCGGCGGGCGGATCAGCGTGGGTGATCAGGTCTCCGAAGCCCAGCTCCAGCTGCTGGTCGGCATGGGTCGAGACCCGATCACCGGTGAACCGCTGGGCCGCGCGTACCCCGAATACCGAACCGTGGCCGAGCGGATCGAGGCACGTACCAGTGCGCTTGATCCCGCACTCGGGCCGGCGTCACGCGCGGAGGCGGTCGCGGCCATCGACACGGAGGAGGCCGGGCGCGGGACGCGGCGGGCGGTTGCGGGGTTCGACTTCACGTTCTCGATCCCGAAGTCCGCCAGCGTGCTCTGGGCGGTCGCGGACGCGGGGACGCAGGCGTTGATCGCGGACGCGCATCACGCTGCGGTTGCGGAGGTGGTTGCGTTCATGGAGCGGGAGGTTGCAGCCACCCGCACCGGCGCAACCGACCGCGACGGCGCGGTTGCACAGGTCGACGTCGCAGGTCTGGTCGCCACGGCGTTCGATCACTACGACAGCCGGGCGGGCGACCCGCACCTGCACACGCATGTCGTCATCAGCAACAAGGTGCAGACCGTCCTCGATGGCAAATGGCGGTCGCTGGATGGGCGGCCGATGCACGCCGCCGTGGTCGCCCTCTCCGAGCTGCACGAGGCGGTGTTCGCTGACCACCTCACTCGCTCGTTTGGCGTCTCGTGGGAGGCGCGCGACATGGGCCGCGACCGCAACCCCGCGTGGGCGATCGCCGCGGTGCCCGAGGCGATGGTGAAGGAGTTCTCCACCCGTGCCCGGCACATTGATGCCGAGACCGACCGCCTCATCGGCCAGTACGTCGACGCGCATGGGCGGCGGCCGTCGCCGGCGACGATCATGAAGCTCCGCGCCCAGGCCACCCTCTCGACCCGGCCGGAGAAGGAAGTCCGGTCGCTGGCTGACCTCACCGCCTCCTGGCGGGAACGGGCCGGGCAGGTGCTCGGGTCGGATACGACCTCGTGGGCGCGCGGCGTGACGGCAAACAAGGAGCCGTTGCTGCTGCGCGCGGACGACGTGCCGTTGGATGTGATCGACTCGCTCGGGGCAGACGTTGTGGCTGCGGTCGGTGAGAAGCGATCCACCTGGCATCGCTGGAACCTCACTGCCGAGGCCGCGCGGCAGACGATGGCCTACCGGTTCGCGTCGACAGAGGATCGCGAAGCTATCGTCGGCCTGGTCGTAGACGCCGCCGAAGCCGCTTCGCTGCGCCTGACCCCGCCCGAGCTCGCATCCAGCCCGGCCGCGTTCCGCCGACCGGACGGCACGAGCGTGTTCCGGCCGAAGCACTCCGCGCTGTTCTCCTCCGAGGAGCTGCTGGCCGCCGAAGACCGCCTCCTCGAACGCGCCCGCACCACCACCGCACCGACCGTGCCGCTGACCACCGTCGAACGGGTTACGAAGCGGCCCGACAGCAAGGGCCGGATGCTCGGTGACGACCAGGCGGCCGCACTGACGAAGATCGCGCTCTCGGGCCGGGTGGTCGATGTGCTGGTCGGCCCTGCTGGGGCGGGGAAGACCACCGCGATGTCAGCGTTGCGGCGGGCGTGGGAACGCGAGCACGGACGTGGCAGCGTGGTCGGGCTTGCGCCGTCCGCGGTCGCCGCGCAGGTCCTGGCCGATGACCTCGGCATCCAGACCGAGAACACGGCCAAGTGGCTCGACACTCACGACCGCGCCGGCGAGACGTTCCGCAAGGGTCAGCTCGTCATCGTCGACGAGGCATCGCTGGCGGGCACGCTCTCCCTTGACCGCATCACCGCCTTGGCGGCGGAGGCCGGGGCGAAGGTGCTGCTGGTCGGGGACCACGCCCAGCTTCAGTCCGTCACCGCCGGTGGCGCGTTCTCCCTCCTCGTCCACGACCGTGACGACGCCCCGGAGCTGGTCGACGTGCACCGGTTCGTCCACCCGTGGGAGAAGACCGCGTCCCTCGCGCTGCGGCATGGGCGCACCGATGTCATCGACACCTACACCGAACACGGTCGCATCCGAGGTGGTGAGACGGAGGAGATGATCGACGTCGCCTACACCGCCTGGCGCAACGACACACTCGCCGGGCGAGCCAGTGTGCTCGTGACCGCCTCGAACGAGTCCGTCCAGGCGCTCAACAACCGGGCACGCGCTGATCTGATCCTCGACGGCACCGTGAACGCCCGCCGTGAGGTCGAACTGCACGACGGAATGAGGGCTGCGGTCGGGGATACGGTCATCACTCGCCGCAACGACCGCCGCCTCCGCGCGGGACGGTCCTGGGTCCGCAACGGCGATAGGTGGACGGTCACCGAGGTCCGTGACGACGGCGCTCTCACCCTCCGCCGCGCAGGGCGCACGTGGGGCGCCTCGGTCGTGGTCCCGGCCGAGTACGCGGCCGAACACCTCGATCTCGGTTACGCCGTGACGTCATACCGGGCGCAGGGCATCACCGTGGACTCCTCGCACGTCCTGGCGGATGCGTCGATGACCAGAGAGACGTTCTATGTCGCCATGACGAGGGGGCGCGAGCAGAACATCGCCTACGTCGCCGTCGACAAGCCCGACCCCGCCCACGACGGCCCTCGCCCCGGCGACAACACCGAGGCGACAGCCCGGTCCGTGTTGTTCGGGGTGCTGCAGCACGTCGGTGCCGAGCTGTCGGCGCACGAGACGATCACTGCGGAGCAGGACACCTGGGCCTCGATCGCGCAGCTTACCGCCGAGTACGAGACCCTGGCCGCCGCCGCCCAACACGACCGCTGGGCCGCGCTCGTCCGCTCGTCTGGGCTCAGCGACGACGACGCCGAGGACGCGATCGCCTCACCCGCATTCGGAGCGCTGACTGCCGAGCTCCGTCGGGCCGAGGCCAACCAGCACGACGTCGAGACCCTGCTGCCGCGCCTCGTGCGAGCACGCGGGTTCGGGGACGCCGACGACATCGCCGCGGTCCTGCACTACCGTCTTGCCCGCGCGACCGCCAGGCCAGCGGGAGCCGGGCGTGCACGCAGAACACCACGTCTCATCGTGGGCCTCATCCCCGAAGCCACCGGCATCATGCCATCCGAGATGCGGCAAGCGCTGACCGAGCGACGCGACCTCATCGAAGCCCGGGCCGATGCTCTCCTCGACACCGCACTCACCGAGAAACACGAGTGGATCACGAAACTCGGAACCCCACCCAAGACTGCACGAGCGGCCCAGGCATGGCGGAACGCCGCGCGCACCATCGCCGCCTACCGCGACCGCTACGGCATCACCGGACCCGCACCCCTCGGAGCACCCGCCGAAGCCGAGACGCAGAAGATCGACGTCGCCCGCGCCCGTGCTGCGCTTGACCGAACCCGCTCGCTCGAAAGAGAACCGAACAGCGCACGTCAATCGCCTGCTACTACTAGGCCGGTCCGACGCTCCTTGTAG
- a CDS encoding ParB N-terminal domain-containing protein — translation MSTVPAGHIELERAVDSIIVGRRHRQDHGDLAPLVESIRRNGLLQPITITLDGHLICGARRLAALKLLGIKTVNVWVRSGISDRLGQLLAEQDENVLHKPLTQLEAAALYRELKTLLAEDAARRQEATRFQTTADDAEDGGANLAPPQFEQGKARAQAARMVTGRASYTTLERIGRLEDLAADESQPEPVRARAAEEVERIKAGGSVYPSHLRVNAELSLAELNQLAADPAQSVEVRERARVEADAVRAAEQEARAAELEQLAKAALARVKAAKASGEKKPARPALTAVNTGEPVPFPLTAFLATWDDMAEWWTHYDPADVGPALTAEQWARFEETIAGTIAFTDAARAARQDRAEHIA, via the coding sequence ATGAGCACGGTGCCGGCGGGCCACATCGAGCTGGAGCGCGCGGTCGACTCCATCATCGTCGGCCGCCGGCACCGGCAAGACCACGGCGACCTTGCCCCGTTGGTGGAGTCGATCCGCCGCAACGGGCTCTTGCAGCCCATCACGATCACCCTCGACGGGCACCTGATCTGCGGCGCGCGGCGCCTCGCGGCGCTGAAACTCCTGGGCATCAAGACCGTCAACGTCTGGGTACGGTCCGGGATCTCCGACCGGCTCGGGCAACTCCTCGCCGAACAAGACGAGAACGTCCTGCACAAGCCGCTCACCCAGCTCGAAGCCGCAGCCCTCTACCGCGAACTCAAGACCCTGCTCGCCGAAGACGCCGCCCGCCGCCAGGAGGCCACCCGGTTCCAGACGACCGCAGACGACGCAGAAGACGGTGGTGCCAATTTGGCACCACCGCAGTTCGAGCAAGGCAAGGCTCGCGCTCAGGCTGCGCGGATGGTGACTGGCCGCGCGTCCTATACGACGTTGGAGCGCATCGGCCGGTTGGAGGACCTGGCCGCGGACGAGTCGCAGCCGGAACCGGTACGGGCGCGTGCGGCAGAGGAGGTCGAGCGGATCAAGGCAGGTGGGAGCGTCTATCCCTCGCACCTGCGCGTGAATGCCGAGCTGTCGCTGGCGGAGCTCAACCAGCTCGCCGCGGATCCCGCCCAGTCCGTCGAGGTGCGCGAACGAGCACGGGTCGAGGCGGATGCGGTGCGTGCGGCGGAGCAGGAGGCGAGGGCGGCGGAGTTGGAGCAGCTGGCAAAGGCCGCGCTCGCCCGCGTCAAAGCAGCCAAGGCCTCCGGGGAGAAGAAGCCAGCGCGGCCCGCGCTGACGGCGGTGAACACCGGGGAGCCGGTGCCGTTCCCGCTGACCGCGTTCCTGGCCACCTGGGACGACATGGCCGAATGGTGGACCCACTACGACCCCGCCGACGTCGGCCCAGCCCTCACCGCTGAACAGTGGGCACGGTTCGAGGAGACCATCGCCGGGACCATCGCGTTCACCGACGCCGCACGCGCGGCACGGCAAGACAGGGCCGAGCACATCGCCTGA
- a CDS encoding bifunctional DNA primase/polymerase, producing MSVASVLASLSGLPLPQAAARLAAAGVPVFPCVPGEKRPLTRHGFHEASVDLAQVVAWWHRWPSANIGVPTGTASGVDVVDVDRKPDGNGFDAFGRARRAGLVEGWVAVVRTPSGGAHFYYPADPGRSQPSWQAAAARVDFRGTGGYVIVPPSAVMTVHGPAGYSLTAHGNREPRPVDAAALRDFLDPRPEPVVHRARGPVRSEDAKRLADWVGMRAEGERNRGLFWASCRLAEAGLSLPEMVDALAPAGERVGLPPREVVTTIRSAYRATHVQPAPSSVVRDDDLRRVPRLAGQVLS from the coding sequence ATGAGCGTCGCCAGCGTCCTTGCCTCCCTCAGCGGGCTCCCGCTTCCGCAAGCCGCCGCGCGGCTCGCGGCGGCGGGGGTGCCGGTGTTCCCGTGCGTGCCGGGCGAGAAGCGTCCGCTCACCCGGCATGGGTTCCATGAGGCGAGCGTTGACCTGGCGCAGGTTGTGGCGTGGTGGCATCGCTGGCCGTCCGCGAACATCGGCGTCCCCACCGGCACCGCGTCTGGGGTCGATGTCGTGGATGTGGACCGCAAGCCGGACGGGAACGGGTTCGACGCCTTCGGTCGTGCCCGCCGGGCGGGGCTCGTGGAGGGGTGGGTGGCGGTGGTGCGCACGCCGTCCGGTGGTGCGCATTTCTACTACCCGGCCGACCCCGGCCGGTCGCAGCCGTCGTGGCAGGCGGCCGCGGCACGTGTCGACTTCCGTGGCACCGGCGGGTACGTCATCGTCCCTCCCTCCGCCGTCATGACCGTCCACGGCCCGGCCGGGTACTCGCTCACCGCGCACGGTAACCGGGAGCCGCGCCCGGTGGATGCGGCGGCGCTGCGGGACTTCCTCGATCCGCGTCCCGAGCCCGTCGTGCATCGGGCGCGGGGCCCTGTTCGTTCGGAGGACGCGAAGCGGCTGGCCGACTGGGTGGGCATGCGCGCGGAGGGCGAACGCAACCGTGGCCTGTTCTGGGCCTCCTGCCGCCTCGCGGAGGCGGGGTTGTCTCTGCCGGAGATGGTCGATGCGCTCGCCCCGGCGGGTGAGCGGGTCGGGTTGCCGCCGCGGGAGGTCGTCACGACGATCCGCTCCGCCTACCGCGCCACCCACGTCCAACCCGCACCATCCAGCGTGGTACGGGACGATGATCTGCGGCGCGTGCCGCGTCTTGCAGGGCAGGTGCTCTCATGA
- a CDS encoding DUF2637 domain-containing protein, which yields MNPQAPAPVRSRGGRVAVATAVAGTVFIAAGAFWLSFTALADLARRSGIDAGQAWAWPLIVDGIIVVATVAVVALARQRSAWYPWVLLAAGALVSVTANAIHAVVAADADVPGVLAASVAAVPPLVLLAITHLTVILTRPASEAAKPHLADEDEPTPESGLSELQAVIPTPGSEQTPAREVAGRLRDEEGWSNKAIARHLGVHPSTVGRWFARPELTTRDEQETP from the coding sequence ATGAACCCGCAGGCGCCGGCACCTGTGCGGTCGCGGGGTGGCCGGGTGGCGGTGGCGACGGCGGTCGCCGGGACGGTGTTCATCGCTGCAGGTGCGTTCTGGCTCTCCTTCACCGCTCTGGCGGACCTTGCCCGCCGCTCCGGGATCGATGCGGGGCAGGCGTGGGCGTGGCCGCTGATCGTGGACGGGATCATCGTCGTCGCAACCGTTGCCGTCGTCGCGCTCGCTCGGCAGCGGTCGGCTTGGTATCCGTGGGTGCTGCTCGCTGCGGGTGCGCTGGTGTCGGTGACGGCGAACGCGATCCATGCCGTCGTCGCCGCCGATGCCGATGTGCCCGGGGTGCTGGCGGCGTCGGTGGCGGCGGTGCCGCCGCTGGTGCTGCTTGCGATCACGCACCTCACCGTCATCCTCACCCGACCGGCCTCCGAGGCCGCCAAGCCACATCTCGCCGACGAGGACGAGCCGACGCCGGAGAGCGGTCTGTCCGAGCTGCAGGCCGTTATTCCCACACCGGGGTCGGAGCAGACGCCCGCGCGGGAGGTGGCGGGGCGGTTGCGAGATGAGGAGGGCTGGTCGAACAAAGCGATCGCCCGGCACCTCGGCGTGCACCCCTCCACCGTGGGCCGCTGGTTCGCACGCCCCGAACTCACCACCCGTGACGAACAGGAGACGCCATGA